A genome region from Aurantiacibacter sp. MUD61 includes the following:
- a CDS encoding aa3-type cytochrome c oxidase subunit IV, producing the protein MSNPHDMKAAKGTYASFISMTKWSIPVIAIIVFIVVLLIS; encoded by the coding sequence ATGAGCAATCCGCACGATATGAAGGCCGCAAAAGGCACCTATGCGAGCTTCATCAGCATGACGAAGTGGTCGATCCCGGTGATCGCGATCATCGTGTTCATCGTCGTCCTGCTGATTTCCTGA
- a CDS encoding aspartate/glutamate racemase family protein, giving the protein MRKLGMIGGMSWVSTHRYYERINRQIQRDVDPRASAPLLIESLDFAQIYQLDTSEDWQRGAKVLIDSAKRLANAGAEQLIICANSMHKVYREVQAEVDVPILHIAECVGERMAADGVKQAALIGSRNVMTEGFYRRRLVAHGVDLLPPEMGDADELNRIIYEELMVGKARKDSERTLKSMFSRLENDGAKAIVLANTELELLVDVNANVLPIYDCMRIHADAAAKWIIGG; this is encoded by the coding sequence TTGCGCAAGCTAGGCATGATTGGCGGGATGAGCTGGGTCTCGACCCACCGCTATTACGAACGCATAAACCGGCAGATTCAGCGCGATGTCGACCCGCGCGCTTCTGCGCCGCTGCTGATCGAAAGCCTGGATTTTGCGCAGATCTACCAGTTGGACACATCTGAAGACTGGCAGCGCGGTGCGAAAGTTCTGATCGATTCCGCCAAGCGCCTCGCCAATGCCGGGGCGGAGCAGCTGATCATCTGCGCCAATTCCATGCACAAGGTCTATCGCGAAGTGCAGGCGGAGGTCGACGTGCCGATCCTGCATATTGCCGAATGCGTGGGGGAGCGCATGGCGGCAGATGGCGTCAAACAAGCCGCGCTGATCGGCAGCCGCAATGTCATGACCGAAGGCTTCTACCGCCGCAGGCTGGTGGCGCATGGCGTCGACTTGCTGCCGCCCGAAATGGGCGATGCCGATGAGCTCAACCGCATCATTTATGAAGAGCTGATGGTGGGCAAGGCGCGCAAGGATTCGGAGCGCACGCTCAAGAGCATGTTCTCCCGGTTGGAGAATGACGGCGCCAAGGCCATCGTTCTCGCGAATACGGAGCTGGAACTGCTCGTCGACGTGAATGCCAATGTCTTGCCCATTTACGATTGCATGCGCATCCATGCCGATGCCGCGGCGAAATGGATTATCGGCGGATAA
- a CDS encoding NAD(P) transhydrogenase subunit alpha, which yields MRIAVLKEQAAGETRVAATPETVKKLSALGATVAVEEGAGIRATITDDAYRDAGAELGSAAAVVKDADIVMGVQAPDVAALSGAKKGAWVAATFDPFGQKDRVEAYAKAGLEALAMEFMPRITRAQSMDVLSSQSNLSGYKAVIAAADLYGRAFPMMMTAAGTVSAAKVFVMGVGVAGLQAIATAKRLGAQVSATDVRSATKEQIQSLGAKPIFVENVEGIEGEGSGGYATEMSEEYQKAQAELVSSHIAKQDIVITTALIPGRAAPRLISDAQIATMRQGSVIFDLAVAQGGNVEGSVADEVVEQHGVKIMGFSNTPAHLAADASALFSRNLFNFLNAFWDEEKKAPELDEEIGDAIRLTKDGAIVNERLQG from the coding sequence ATGCGGATAGCGGTTCTGAAAGAGCAGGCAGCAGGCGAAACCCGCGTCGCTGCCACCCCGGAAACGGTCAAGAAACTGAGCGCGCTTGGCGCGACGGTGGCCGTTGAAGAAGGCGCCGGTATCCGCGCCACCATTACGGACGATGCCTATCGCGATGCGGGCGCGGAGCTTGGCTCTGCCGCTGCCGTGGTGAAAGACGCGGACATCGTGATGGGCGTGCAGGCGCCCGATGTTGCGGCACTTTCCGGCGCGAAAAAAGGCGCGTGGGTCGCGGCGACTTTCGATCCCTTCGGCCAGAAAGACCGTGTCGAGGCCTATGCCAAGGCAGGTCTCGAGGCGCTGGCGATGGAATTCATGCCGCGCATCACCCGCGCGCAGAGCATGGACGTTCTCTCCAGCCAGTCCAACCTGTCCGGCTACAAAGCGGTGATTGCCGCAGCGGATCTTTACGGCCGCGCCTTCCCGATGATGATGACCGCCGCTGGCACCGTCAGCGCGGCAAAGGTCTTCGTCATGGGCGTCGGCGTTGCTGGCCTACAGGCCATCGCCACGGCCAAGCGCTTGGGTGCGCAGGTGAGCGCGACGGATGTCCGCTCGGCCACCAAGGAACAGATCCAGTCGCTGGGCGCCAAGCCGATCTTCGTCGAGAATGTCGAGGGGATCGAGGGTGAGGGCAGCGGCGGCTATGCCACCGAAATGAGCGAGGAATACCAGAAGGCGCAGGCCGAGCTGGTCAGCAGCCATATCGCAAAGCAGGACATCGTGATCACTACTGCGCTTATCCCGGGCCGCGCTGCGCCGCGCCTGATCAGCGATGCGCAGATCGCGACCATGCGCCAGGGCAGCGTGATCTTCGATCTTGCCGTCGCGCAGGGTGGCAATGTTGAAGGCAGTGTTGCCGACGAAGTGGTCGAACAGCACGGTGTGAAAATCATGGGCTTTTCCAACACGCCCGCGCATCTGGCCGCCGATGCGAGCGCGCTGTTCAGCCGGAATTTGTTCAACTTCCTCAACGCCTTTTGGGACGAAGAGAAGAAAGCACCTGAACTCGATGAAGAGATCGGCGACGCGATCCGCCTGACCAAGGACGGCGCGATCGTGAATGAGAGGCTGCAGGGGTGA
- a CDS encoding NAD(P)(+) transhydrogenase (Re/Si-specific) subunit beta, producing the protein MLTWYDDASVQVADGAAAHGAVNPWVALAYLAAGVFFILALRGLSSPQTSRTGNRFGMIGMAIAVITTLVTHDIANIAEIGIAIAIGGIIGFTIARKIAMTAMPELVAAFHSLVGLAAVLVGWAAYLNPDAFGLLLGDSIGAVSKVEMGLGIAIGAITFSGSVIAFAKLSGKMSGSPILLPARHLINLGALAAIVVLTAMFAMATGPEETFPLIVAITVLAFAIGFLLIIPIGGADMPVVVSMLNSYSGWAAAAMGFTLGNTAMIITGALVGASGAILSYIMCKAMNRSFISVIAGGFGADSGGSDGGEPREQRPYKQGSAADAAFMLEQAEKVIIIPGYGMAVAQAQHALREMTDLLEEKGVEVKFAIHPVAGRMPGHMNVLLAEASVDYDKVFELEDINSEFSQADVAFIIGANDVVNPAAKSDKSSPIYGMPVFDVDKAKQVFFIKRSMGGVGYAGVDNDVFYMDQTMMLLSDAKKMVEEINKALDD; encoded by the coding sequence ATGCTGACCTGGTATGATGATGCAAGTGTCCAAGTCGCCGACGGCGCTGCCGCTCATGGTGCGGTGAACCCTTGGGTGGCGCTTGCTTATCTCGCGGCTGGGGTCTTTTTCATTCTCGCGCTGCGCGGACTTTCCAGCCCGCAAACTAGCCGCACGGGCAACCGCTTCGGTATGATCGGCATGGCCATCGCCGTCATCACGACCTTGGTGACGCACGATATCGCGAATATCGCAGAGATCGGAATAGCAATTGCGATCGGCGGGATCATCGGTTTCACGATCGCTCGCAAGATCGCCATGACGGCGATGCCCGAACTGGTTGCGGCGTTTCACTCGCTTGTCGGCCTCGCGGCCGTGCTGGTGGGGTGGGCTGCCTATCTCAACCCGGATGCCTTCGGACTGCTGTTGGGTGACAGTATCGGTGCGGTTAGCAAGGTCGAAATGGGCCTCGGCATCGCCATCGGTGCAATCACTTTTTCGGGCTCTGTCATCGCTTTTGCCAAGCTGAGCGGAAAGATGAGCGGATCGCCGATCCTGCTTCCCGCACGCCACCTGATCAATCTGGGCGCGCTGGCAGCAATCGTGGTACTCACCGCAATGTTCGCCATGGCGACCGGGCCGGAAGAGACGTTCCCGCTGATCGTTGCGATCACGGTGCTTGCCTTCGCGATCGGCTTCCTGCTGATCATCCCCATCGGCGGAGCGGACATGCCGGTCGTCGTGTCCATGCTGAACAGCTATTCTGGATGGGCGGCGGCTGCGATGGGCTTTACGCTCGGCAATACCGCGATGATCATCACCGGCGCGCTGGTGGGCGCATCGGGCGCGATCCTCAGCTACATCATGTGCAAGGCGATGAACCGCAGCTTCATCAGTGTGATTGCCGGCGGATTTGGCGCGGATAGCGGCGGAAGTGATGGCGGCGAGCCGCGCGAACAGCGCCCCTATAAACAGGGCAGCGCAGCGGACGCCGCCTTCATGCTGGAGCAGGCTGAAAAGGTCATCATCATTCCGGGGTACGGTATGGCGGTGGCGCAGGCTCAGCATGCCTTGCGCGAAATGACGGACCTGCTGGAAGAGAAGGGGGTAGAGGTCAAATTCGCCATCCACCCCGTTGCCGGACGTATGCCGGGGCATATGAATGTGCTGCTGGCCGAAGCTTCTGTCGATTATGACAAGGTCTTCGAATTAGAGGATATCAACAGCGAGTTCTCGCAGGCCGACGTCGCGTTCATCATCGGCGCGAACGATGTGGTGAATCCGGCGGCCAAGTCGGACAAGTCCAGCCCCATCTACGGCATGCCGGTGTTCGATGTGGATAAGGCCAAGCAGGTTTTCTTCATCAAGCGCAGCATGGGCGGTGTCGGCTATGCCGGGGTCGACAACGATGTGTTCTACATGGACCAGACGATGATGCTGCTCTCCGATGCCAAGAAGATGGTCGAAGAGATCAACAAGGCGCTGGATGATTAG
- a CDS encoding deoxyguanosinetriphosphate triphosphohydrolase yields MSRAPYAADPAASRGREFLQPGHTARGPRSAFQRDRDRIIHSIAFRRLAGKTQVFIAPDGDHYRVRLTHSLEVAQIGRVVARNLGLDEDLTEALCLAHDLGHPPFGHSGEEALDAALKPRGGFDHNWHTLRTVMRLDSPYIGIQGLNLSWEVLEGLAKHNGPVDNPQWALAELNAAVPLDLSLWPSLEAQVAALADDIAYDNHDIDDGVRAGLLDLDDLLTLDFLADLWREVEGRFPRATQTELLREFTRTQIGVMVNDLLETTREGLKGVDTIEQVRGAGGPIARFSPEMAQQERQLKRFMYDRLYHHEEQMRTADRAKDVIARLYAAYDQQPDLMNAEWHGNLPGDQPARGRHIADYIAGMTDYFAIRQYAKIFGNVPEGLSNV; encoded by the coding sequence ATGTCACGCGCGCCCTATGCAGCCGATCCCGCCGCCAGTCGCGGGCGCGAATTTCTCCAACCCGGCCACACCGCACGCGGTCCGCGCAGCGCCTTCCAGCGCGACCGGGACAGGATTATCCACTCGATTGCCTTCCGCCGCCTGGCGGGCAAGACGCAGGTCTTTATCGCTCCCGATGGTGACCACTATCGCGTCCGTTTGACGCATAGCCTTGAAGTCGCGCAGATCGGCCGCGTCGTAGCGCGCAACCTCGGCCTCGACGAGGATCTGACGGAAGCTCTGTGCCTGGCGCATGATCTGGGTCATCCGCCTTTCGGCCATTCGGGCGAGGAGGCTCTGGATGCAGCGCTGAAACCGCGCGGCGGCTTCGATCACAACTGGCATACGCTGCGCACCGTGATGCGGCTCGACAGCCCATATATCGGGATTCAAGGGCTCAACCTCAGTTGGGAAGTGCTGGAAGGGCTCGCCAAACACAATGGCCCGGTCGATAATCCGCAATGGGCTCTCGCCGAACTCAACGCCGCCGTGCCGCTGGATCTCTCGCTCTGGCCCTCGCTGGAGGCGCAGGTCGCTGCGCTGGCGGACGATATCGCCTACGATAATCACGATATCGATGATGGCGTGCGGGCCGGCCTTCTCGATCTCGACGATTTGCTGACGCTCGATTTCCTCGCCGATCTTTGGCGCGAGGTGGAAGGTCGCTTCCCCCGCGCAACGCAGACCGAATTGTTGCGCGAATTCACCCGCACGCAGATCGGCGTGATGGTCAATGATTTGCTGGAGACGACCCGCGAAGGGCTGAAGGGCGTGGACACCATAGAACAGGTGCGCGGCGCGGGCGGTCCCATCGCGCGCTTCTCGCCCGAAATGGCGCAGCAGGAACGACAGCTGAAACGCTTCATGTATGACCGCCTCTATCACCACGAAGAGCAGATGCGCACTGCCGACAGAGCCAAGGATGTAATCGCGCGGCTCTATGCCGCCTATGACCAGCAGCCTGACCTGATGAATGCCGAGTGGCACGGCAATCTGCCCGGTGACCAACCCGCGCGTGGTCGCCACATCGCGGACTATATCGCGGGCATGACCGACTATTTCGCCATCCGCCAATATGCGAAGATTTTCGGCAACGTACCGGAGGGCCTCTCAAATGTCTGA
- a CDS encoding NAD(P) transhydrogenase subunit alpha gives MDFISILSIFVLACFVGYYVVWSVTPALHTPLMAVTNAISSVIIVGGLIAAAAAEVASAKWLGLAAVVLASVNIFGGFAVTERMLAMYKKKDK, from the coding sequence ATGGACTTCATTTCGATCCTCTCGATTTTCGTGCTGGCGTGTTTCGTCGGCTATTACGTGGTCTGGTCGGTCACGCCCGCGCTGCATACGCCGCTGATGGCGGTGACCAATGCGATTTCTTCGGTGATTATCGTTGGCGGGTTGATTGCGGCTGCCGCAGCGGAAGTGGCTTCGGCGAAATGGCTTGGGCTTGCGGCCGTGGTGCTCGCCAGCGTGAACATCTTCGGCGGTTTCGCCGTCACAGAGCGGATGCTCGCCATGTACAAGAAGAAGGATAAGTGA